TACTACGTTGGGGTAGCCGCCCCACATTAGCATTTCAATGTCGAATCTTGAAACTGCTACCAGAAACGAGATTATCAAAGCGGCTGAGGTGTTCCAGACTTTTTGGGTTATCAAAAACGCAACCAAGACAATAAACGAGGAGAACAGTGAAACCACAAAGGCGTGAGCCATGTAGTCGGGCATGCCTGTTAGCAGGATGATGTAGGATGTGAAGATGTGGTAGCCTGGGAAGGTAACTGAGCTGCCTCCTCCCATGTGATAGTAGTTCCACAGAAAATCTGTGTTGCCGCCCTGCGTGATTGAGTAGACTATGCTGTTGTGCAAACCAATGTCCGCGCCTGGAGGAAAACCCTGACGCAGCATCAAAAATATGCGGTACACAAAAGAAAACGCCGCAATCAGAATCAACAGCACATGCTTCTTGGACGGTTTACTCATCTACTGCATTCCTCAGCTAACCGCTTTTTTGCATTTAGAGAACTGATTAGTGAAGTCAAAGTTTAAATAGCTATTCCAATATAAAACCCGACGGTTAATCAATCTAAGAAATAGGTGTGTTTGAAAATGTCCTGGCTAAAATCTATGATGGAAAAGGAACCACCAGAACCAACGAATCCTCTTGGCACAGTTGTCATCGGCAACATTGAACCAGACATGCACGACACGGCAAAAGAAGCTGTTCGTAAAGCTCTAAAACGTGCAGGCTTCAAAACAGTTGACGTAGGCAAGAGCGCACCCATCGATGCGTTCATCACCAAAATCAAAGAAAGCAACGCAAACGTACTGGCACTCTCTGTCAACACCATACCCGCAAAGAACCAGCTACCCAAAATGATGGAAGCACTAAAGGCTGCCGGTCTAGACAGCATCAAAATCATTATGGGCGGCGCAGCAGTCAAGAAAGACGACGCAGACGCAATCGGCGCACTCTTTGGTAAAAACAAAGAAGAAGCTCCCGAAATCGCAAAGAAAGCAGTCGGCCAATAAACTGTTAATCAGATGAGGCAACAACGATGAAAAGATTCAATACCGAACAAAAAGTTTACCAAGTCGGAAAAGTTCAGGTTGGAGGCCAACCTGGCGAACTGCCAACTTTCCTTATTGGTTCTATCTTCTGGCTAGGCCAGAAAATGGTTCAGGATGCAAATAAAGGCATTTTTGATGCCAAAATGGCTGAAGATATCATCAACAAGATGCAGACTCAAAGTGACATCAGCGGTGTTCCCTTTGCTTTTGACATTGTCGGAACTACCGAAACTGCTTTCTCAAAATACATTGACTTCGTTGCTACTCACAGTGATGCTCCTTTGATGTTGGACGCTATGAGTCCACGAACTCGTATGGCTGCTGCTGGCATGGCTAAAGAAATGGGTCTACAAGACCGTTGCTTGTACAACTCTGTCTACAAAGGCGTCACCGATGCAGAAATCGAGAAACTAAAAGACAGCGGCATCCAAATGTCAATTGTTCTAGCTGACAACCCCAAAGACAACAGTCTAGAAGGCAAAATGACAGTTATCGAAGAAGCCTTGGCTCTAGCTGACAAAGCTGGAATCACAAAGCCTCTAATTGACACTGCCATCCCCGCATTCGCTCCCGACATGGGCACAGCAGTGCGCACCATACCAATCATGAAAGAAAAGTATGGTCACCCCGTTGGTTTAGGCAGCGGCAACGTTGTTACAACCATGGGCTGGGTAAAAGCTCACATCGAGAAAACCTTCCGCAAGGGCTGTGTCACCGCAACCAACGCTATCATGCAGACAATGGGCGCAAACTGGCTCATGATTGGCCCCGCAGAGCAAGCTGAATGGGTATTCCCAGCAGTCGCAGTCGTAGACACATACATCGCATCCGCAGCTGCAGATCTAGAAACTCGTCCACTACACGAGGAAGCACCAATCTTCAAGATGTTCCTCTAACCTCCACCCCTTTTCATTTTTTGTTGTCTTATCCGCGAAGGACCAAACGGTGAACCCCATCAAATGGCTAAGCGCAATCATCTCTTACATAGCCGTAACCTTGCTTTGCGTTTACCTAATACCCGCTGATTCAACGCTGTCGGCGTTCACCTCTTTTTTTGGCTTCACATTCGTAGCTTTCGTACCTGGCTACTGCCTTGTTAACCTGCTTTTCCACGACGGCAAACTAGACCTGCCCGAAACCGCCGTGCTCTCAGTCGCGTTAAGCTTTAGCATCGCAGGCATCTCTGGGCTGTTTCTAGGCATCTCGCCCCTTGGACTCACCGTCAACTCTATAACCCTCACCCTAAGCAGCATCGTAGCAGCCACAGCCGCGTTCGCTTTCCTGCGAAAAACAGGCATGCTCCACCTGCGAAAACACGCCCCCTTAATCTAACTAACCCACAGCACGTAACGCATGTTGGATTGCCCGCTTGTTCAATCAATCTTTATATGAGTGTTCTTAACGGTTAGTTCCCTTCAAGCTTGGGAACCTTCATGAAAACTGCAATCCAATCCAGACATAACCAAAACAACTTGGCTCTGCTTGTTTTATGCACGGTTTTGTTTGTGATTGCAGTAGCTGACACCGTCCTGAACCTTGCTTTGCCTTCTATTTCGGGTAATCTGGGCGCAACTGCTACTCAGCTTTTGTGGATTGTTGACATCTACCTTTTGGTTGTAGCTGCTTTGCAGTTGGCTTTTGGGTCAATTGGCGACCGCTACGGACGCAAACGCCTCCTCCAAACAGGTCTAGTCATCTTTGGGTTAGGCTCCTTAGGCGCAGCGTTTTCCACCTCCGCAGATATGCTCATACTGTTTCGCAGCACCACTGGCGTGGGCGCAGCCATAATGATGCCCTCTACGCTCTCGATTCTAACCGACGTTTTTCGAGAACCCAAAGAACGCGCAAGAGCCATAGCCGTCTGGTCAAGCGTGTTTAGTTTAGGCGCGGCGTTTGGACCCATAATCGGCGGTTACTTGCTTGGTCATTTTGCTTGGTCCTCAATTTTCTACCTTAACTTGCCCATCGTTGCCATAGGCTTAGTTGGCAGTGTCTTGTTCTTGCCTGAATCCCGCGACAAAAACAGTCCTAAACCAAACCTGCTTAGCGTCATACTCTCCACGTTAGGGCTGATGTTTCTTGTTTACGCCATCATAACTGCGGGTGAATGCGGCTGGTTCTCCAGCAACGTCTTAACCTCTTTTGGAATAGCTGGGCTGTTTCTGCTGGGCTTTGTTTTGTGGGAGCGCCGCTCAGCTAATTCTTTGTTGCCCTTGAGCTTTTTCAGGAACATGTCGTTTACGGCGTCACTTGTAGCGTTGACTCTTAGCACTTTCGCGTTAATGAGTTCTATCTTGTTCTTTAGCCAGTACCTGCAGTCCGTACAAGGATACAGCCCCTTCATAACTGGAATTAGCATGCTGCCCCTTAGCGTAATTGTCTTCATCACCACCCTGCTCTCCGTCAAAGTCAACGAAAGAATCGGCGCCAAACTAACCATAAGCACTGGGCTCTCCACAGCAGGCTGCGGACTACTCTTCTTTAGCCTAACCGCCGCAACCCAAAACCCCTACGCCCTAACCGTCATTCCTCTGCTGCTAATTGCCGTAGGCATCGGCTTAGTCATGAGCCCCGCAACCAACGCCGTCATGAACTCCATACCCACAAGCCGCGCAGGGATAGGCTCAGCCATGAACGACACCACCCGACAAATCGGCGGCGCACTAGGCATAGCCGTACTCGGCTCGATTGTCAACTCCACCTACCTCCAGCAAGTAACCTCCTCACAAACCATAGCCGCCCTACCCGCCCACATCGCCAAAGCCATATACAGCAGCATCCAAAACGCGCAAATCGCCGCCGCCCAACTCTCTCCCGACCTTGCCGCAGAAGTAATTAACTTCACAAAACAAGCCTTCGTAGACGGCTTAACCCACTCCGTATTCACAGGCGCACTTATCCTGTTCTTTGCCGCAACAACAATCCTGCTCATTTTCCCTTCAAGAACAAAAACCACAAAACCCCATAGTTGAGCCAATGACCGTTGGTGGCAATTGTATACTGATAAATAGGTTGTTGCGGTTATAATTGTATGCAATTTGTTCCTTTTCAGGTTTTAGGCGCCTTGTTTGACATTGTTTTTTTGGTGTTGCTTGTCATAGTTGGGCTTGCCGTAATTGTTTTTGTGGCGAAATTTTTTGTTTTCGTACTACCTGCGGGTATTGTAGCTTTGGTGGTTTGGTTTTTAACCGGAAGCGTGTTTTGGGCTGGAATTGCGTTTTTTGTTATAGCTCTAATTTCGCTTGGACGACGTAGTAGAGGGTGAGGTGAAAAACTGTGCCGTGGGAAGAAACAGATGATTATATTCGAAGTGGGCATGAAGACCCTAACAAGTACGATGACGATTCCATGCGAACCATAGACATATCTGTTGACGAGGGCATTAAAGCCATAATAGGTTGCCCCAAAGGGAAATTCAAAAACGGCGAATGCCAAGTGGGGACAGAAGTGCAAAGCTTCCTGTTCTCAAAAGACCACAACTGGACCATGACCAAAGCCAAAGACTGGTTCAAAAACCACAAATAACCCATTTTATTTTTTGGCAACCAAACTTGGCTTTTGTATCTGTGTTAAAAGTGGAAAAAGGGTGGCTGTTGTGTTGGAGTGTTACTGGTAGATTTTTGCCCAGTTGTTTACTATGCGGTTCATTTCGGCGAATTCGTTGTTGTTTAGCCATTCTCGGAAGCTGTTGCTGTGGACTGCGAAGCGTGCGATTTGTTTTGCGTTTTCGGAGTCATGCACCAGTAGGAGGACGCCTTTGAGGTCGTGCCTGCTTAGGTACGCTACGGTTTTGAGTAATGCTTCGGTTTTTTCGTCGTTAAGCATCTCACCGCTAAGCTCCACCACGACGGGTTTTTTGAGGATTTTTAGGAAGTCTCGGGTTAGCAGGTCTACCCAGTAGTTAGTCATGTAATCCCGCGACGATAAGGGCACATGGAAGTAATCCACCATCGGCGCTATGGCTTCAAAATCTATGCCAAAGCGTTCCTTAGCCAGCAACGGGTCAGGGTACATTTCTACTGCAAAGGTTCCTTTGGTTAATGCTTTGGCTTTTGCGATGAAGTCTGTTGTGGTTTTTGCTCGCCAGTCTACCCAGTTTAGGTTGCTTTTGCGCCAAAGCTCTACGCAGCGTGGGCAGACACAGTATTCTTCTTCGGGAAAATGATACAGGTTTAACGTGATTCCTTGGATGTCTTCGCGGTTTAGCTTTTCTATGTAGTTGAGGACTTTTGCTCGATACTCTGGGTTGGTGGGGCAAATATAATCAAACACAAAATTCGAGTGCCTGTTGCGCCGTAGGGCTTTTTTGCCGTTGCTGCCTACCGCTACGATGCTGGGGTCTTCCCTAATCGCTTTAGCGTCACAAAAACAGGTTACGTCGTTTTGCATGTGTTTGCCCGCGGGGTTGGCTTGCCCGTCAACCCATTTAGCGAAGTAAACAGGCATGTCAAAGCCTTCCACTTCTTCAGGGGCATAAGTTACTAGTCCCATTTGCATGCTCGTCCATCCTCTCGCGCAACAAATATATTTTTGGTACTTATTAAACTGTTGACTTCCCATGGACACACGCAAGACTCACATAGCTATTGACCACAACAAATGCCCTCCCTGTCCCGATATGGTCTGCCTTGGTGTTTGCCCGCAAGGAATTTTAGAACCCGCAGACGACAACAAACCCCACGTAACCAACGTTTCTTCCTGCACTAAATGCGGAGTCTGCGCCGACTTGTGCCCCGAAAAAGCCATTACCATAACCAAAA
This DNA window, taken from Candidatus Bathyarchaeota archaeon, encodes the following:
- a CDS encoding DHA2 family efflux MFS transporter permease subunit: MKTAIQSRHNQNNLALLVLCTVLFVIAVADTVLNLALPSISGNLGATATQLLWIVDIYLLVVAALQLAFGSIGDRYGRKRLLQTGLVIFGLGSLGAAFSTSADMLILFRSTTGVGAAIMMPSTLSILTDVFREPKERARAIAVWSSVFSLGAAFGPIIGGYLLGHFAWSSIFYLNLPIVAIGLVGSVLFLPESRDKNSPKPNLLSVILSTLGLMFLVYAIITAGECGWFSSNVLTSFGIAGLFLLGFVLWERRSANSLLPLSFFRNMSFTASLVALTLSTFALMSSILFFSQYLQSVQGYSPFITGISMLPLSVIVFITTLLSVKVNERIGAKLTISTGLSTAGCGLLFFSLTAATQNPYALTVIPLLLIAVGIGLVMSPATNAVMNSIPTSRAGIGSAMNDTTRQIGGALGIAVLGSIVNSTYLQQVTSSQTIAALPAHIAKAIYSSIQNAQIAAAQLSPDLAAEVINFTKQAFVDGLTHSVFTGALILFFAATTILLIFPSRTKTTKPHS
- a CDS encoding cobalamin-dependent protein (Presence of a B(12) (cobalamin)-binding domain implies dependence on cobalamin itself, in one of its several forms, or in some unusual lineages, dependence on a cobalamin-like analog.); the protein is MSWLKSMMEKEPPEPTNPLGTVVIGNIEPDMHDTAKEAVRKALKRAGFKTVDVGKSAPIDAFITKIKESNANVLALSVNTIPAKNQLPKMMEALKAAGLDSIKIIMGGAAVKKDDADAIGALFGKNKEEAPEIAKKAVGQ
- a CDS encoding 4Fe-4S binding protein, which codes for MDTRKTHIAIDHNKCPPCPDMVCLGVCPQGILEPADDNKPHVTNVSSCTKCGVCADLCPEKAITITKNNCEQTNK
- a CDS encoding DUF1616 domain-containing protein, with amino-acid sequence MNPIKWLSAIISYIAVTLLCVYLIPADSTLSAFTSFFGFTFVAFVPGYCLVNLLFHDGKLDLPETAVLSVALSFSIAGISGLFLGISPLGLTVNSITLTLSSIVAATAAFAFLRKTGMLHLRKHAPLI